AACAAGTTACTCTGCCCGACTATTCTAATTGTCTAGCAGTGCGAACATTTCTGAGCATGAGTGGCCTGAAGTTTGATCTTCAACTGAAAACAAATGCAGAGGAAATGTCCCCATCAGGAAGGGTTCCATTCTTAAAGATGGGGGCATTTCTGGTTGCAGAATTCGACCCAATAGTGGCAAATGTAAATATGAGAGGGTTGTCCATAAGTGCGCATTTGGATGAGACCGAACGATCAGAAATGACAGCATACATTACTATGGTCCATACAGTACTTTACAATGCAGAACTGTACTTGTCATGGATAGACAAAGATATATTTGCTTCAACTACAAGACCAAGATATGGATCCGTACACCCATGGCCTTTGAGTTGGATTTTACCATGGAAAAGACAAATGGAGGTGAAATCAAGATTGAATGCATGTGGTTGGATTGATAAGACAAAAGAAAATGTTCTTGATGAAATAAAGGCATGTCTTCAGGCTCTGTCTGATCGCTTAGCTAAGAACACTTATTTCTTTGGTGAAAAGCCTACAGAATTGGATGCTTTAGTGTTTGGACATTTGTATAATCTCATTACTGTTCGGTTGCCAGATTCAAAACTGACAGGAATCGTTCAAAAATACAGGAATTTAGTAGATTTATGTACTCGTATTGAGGGGGAATTTTACAGAGACATTCAAGAAAATTAATATCAGTTTGATATACATTGTTCTTGTGACAGGTCaatatttgtcaaataaaaatgtattacctaaatcatcatgatcatagatTTTTACACgattcaaattaaatattgttGATTGTGTGTTACTTTATCCACAAATAGATTTGTTACACatgtaaattgtatatattttttattatcgaACTCAGttttttaacaaaatcaatatctgACAGTTAATTTATCAAGTTTTCAATGTACTGTGGGAACTGTCTTAACATGTGTAATAAATTTtacatgaaattgagaatggaaacaggaaaTACGTCAAAGAGACATCAATCTAACCAAAAAGCGAAAAACAGCATAAGGGTCTTCAACATAGCAAAATATCCAGCACCTGGAAGTgagcttcagctggcccataaaccaTTGTAAACAATGATGTGTACTAGATCAGCAGACGTGGACGTCACACTGaactataaaacatataaatgaacttaaattataaaaaaacatacaatactaataaaggccagaggctgctgacttgggacaggcacatatatgtggaggggttaaacatgttaaaaatgtgagatctcaatcctccctcTATACATGCTTTACATTGTACCTCTACCAAATGtagataaaacaaacaaacaaagtttaaaagaaatctgACTCCAATGTCAGAATAGTTAACGgaaaaaaaactaagcaaaatgacaatgatacataaatgaataaggaactactagcagttaactgacatgccagctccagacctcaattaaaatgATTGATAGATTATGTCCAGGCGCGTATACGTACatgtagctacgtttacgtcaaaacgcccgggcgtacacctgaattttgataaattttatttaaaagcacatcagccttgtaAATCTTTCTTCAGACAATAACTTTTAATTGCGAATGACATTCacttttcattcaaatggtaccgtgttttatttttttcattttctgtcaaagtctgaatctactatgaATTCTACTAACTTTCCTTTGGTTTAATGCATTTCATTATCTGCTGAGATTTCatatgtggtttgcatttttATGGAGCCTAAACCATTTATGTCACGAAAGCGAGACATATTGATCATAGATTTTTTTGGCGtcgttaggcagcaaccatttgattttctggggggggggctatggtttttttttctgtgcaaactttttttttcgcctgcggcgaaaaacaatctatttttttcgcgacaagtcgaaaacaatttttttctttcaattttagcattacatatagtggcagctgagggtgaaacaaacaatttttttttctcagaatcaaaaacaaattatttttttctcaaaaaactagaaacaaacttttttttccaaaaaaaaccatagccccccccccccagaaaatcaaatggttgctgccttaccatttaggtttagtatttggttcaagattttttaaaatatcattgacttTGTCAAACCTTGatgaaattttacgaaaattggacagtttttatacgaccgcaaaaatttacatttttttggtcgtatattgctatcacgttggcgtcgtcgtcgtcgtccgaatacttttagttttcgcactctaactttagtaaaagagaatagaaatcaatgaaattttaacacaaggtttatgaccacaaaaggaaggttgagattgattttgggagttttggtcccaacattttaggaattaggggccaaaaagggcccaaataagcattttcttggttttcgcactataactttagtttaagtgtatagaaatctatgaaattttgacacaaggtttatgaccacaaaaggaaggttaggattgattttgggagttttggttccaactgtttaggaattaagggccaaaaaagggcccaaataagcattatttttggttttcacacaataactttagtataagtaaatagaaatcaatgaaattttaacacaaggtttatgaccacaaaaggaagg
Above is a window of Mytilus galloprovincialis chromosome 7, xbMytGall1.hap1.1, whole genome shotgun sequence DNA encoding:
- the LOC143082620 gene encoding metaxin-2-like — encoded protein: MASLVGDVMHLKIGATEKWPTDVAFFQPYQVEQVTLPDYSNCLAVRTFLSMSGLKFDLQLKTNAEEMSPSGRVPFLKMGAFLVAEFDPIVANVNMRGLSISAHLDETERSEMTAYITMVHTVLYNAELYLSWIDKDIFASTTRPRYGSVHPWPLSWILPWKRQMEVKSRLNACGWIDKTKENVLDEIKACLQALSDRLAKNTYFFGEKPTELDALVFGHLYNLITVRLPDSKLTGIVQKYRNLVDLCTRIEGEFYRDIQEN